Proteins encoded together in one Anoxybacillus flavithermus window:
- a CDS encoding cobyric acid synthase has translation MRRALPIMFQGTHSDAGKSVIATAFCRIFARNGWKTAPFKSQNMSLNSYVTVDGKEIGRAQGVQAEAAGVLATTHMNPILIKPSRDQEAQIVVHGKPYGNMKASDYRSEFFHTGLQLIQQSLDMLMKQYDRLVIEGAGSPAEVNLNDRELVNMRVARMANAPVVLVGDIERGGVFASLVGTLQLLEEQDRKRVIGVIINKFRGDLSLLQPGLRWFEQYTGVKVLGVVPYTHVRIDAEDSVALSRYATKKDDGKAIDVAVIQYPRISNFTDIDPFFAEPDCSVRFVSDASLLGEPDILILPGSKNTIEDVCFLKETGLFSALRRLYERTDVTIVGICGGYQMLGERIQDPFHVETPLDEIDGLSLLPMETTLAREKTTVLCEGILMFKGETFHVEGYEIHMGRSSVKRGEPLIFMEGKTDGCKTKDERVIGTYMHDLFHNDAFRHYLLNDVRRKKHVLFPIERPFYRRLRNEAFDELADCVEKHVDVRTIERKMIEFQKGRYGDA, from the coding sequence ATGCGTAGGGCGCTTCCGATTATGTTTCAAGGAACGCATTCGGATGCCGGAAAGAGCGTCATCGCGACCGCTTTTTGCCGCATCTTTGCGCGCAACGGTTGGAAGACGGCCCCGTTCAAATCACAAAATATGTCGCTCAATTCATATGTGACGGTTGACGGAAAGGAGATTGGACGCGCGCAAGGGGTGCAGGCGGAAGCAGCAGGCGTGTTGGCGACGACGCATATGAACCCGATTTTAATTAAACCGAGCCGCGATCAAGAAGCGCAAATTGTTGTACATGGGAAACCGTACGGAAATATGAAGGCGAGCGACTACCGAAGCGAGTTTTTTCATACTGGACTTCAGCTTATTCAACAATCGCTTGATATGTTGATGAAGCAATACGATCGGCTTGTCATTGAAGGAGCGGGAAGCCCTGCAGAAGTAAATTTAAATGATCGCGAACTTGTGAATATGCGTGTAGCACGCATGGCAAATGCTCCGGTCGTTCTCGTTGGCGACATCGAGCGAGGAGGGGTGTTTGCGAGTTTAGTTGGCACGTTGCAATTATTAGAGGAACAAGATCGCAAGCGTGTGATTGGCGTCATCATTAATAAATTTCGTGGCGACCTTTCGCTTCTTCAGCCGGGATTGCGCTGGTTCGAACAATATACAGGTGTGAAGGTGCTTGGCGTTGTTCCGTATACGCACGTGCGCATCGATGCGGAAGATTCGGTTGCACTTTCTCGTTATGCGACGAAAAAAGACGATGGGAAAGCGATCGATGTAGCCGTCATTCAATATCCTCGCATTTCCAACTTTACTGATATCGATCCGTTTTTTGCGGAGCCGGACTGTTCGGTACGGTTTGTGTCGGACGCGTCGTTGTTAGGTGAGCCCGATATACTCATTTTGCCGGGCAGTAAAAATACGATCGAAGACGTTTGTTTTTTAAAAGAAACGGGCTTATTTTCTGCTCTCCGACGCTTATATGAACGAACGGATGTGACAATCGTCGGCATTTGTGGCGGCTATCAAATGCTTGGCGAGCGCATTCAAGACCCTTTTCATGTCGAAACACCGCTTGATGAGATCGACGGATTAAGTTTATTGCCGATGGAGACGACGCTCGCTCGCGAAAAAACGACGGTGTTATGCGAAGGAATATTGATGTTCAAAGGCGAAACGTTCCACGTAGAAGGCTATGAAATTCATATGGGACGTTCAAGCGTAAAACGAGGCGAACCGCTCATTTTTATGGAAGGGAAAACAGATGGATGCAAAACGAAAGATGAACGTGTCATCGGAACGTATATGCACGATTTATTTCATAACGATGCGTTTCGTCATTATTTGTTAAATGATGTACGGCGAAAAAAGCACGTTTTATTCCCTATAGAGCGACCATTTTATCGGCGATTGCGCAACGAAGCGTTTGACGAGCTAGCAGATTGCGTCGAAAAACATGTCGATGTGAGAACGATTGAACGAAAAATGATTGAATTTCAAAAGGGGAGATATGGTGATGCATAA
- a CDS encoding bifunctional cobalt-precorrin-7 (C(5))-methyltransferase/cobalt-precorrin-6B (C(15))-methyltransferase: MERMKLIGIGADGAASLPTLYKQWIDESERLVGGERQLSFFSHYKGEKIVIRNNLSSLVSTLMNEPKKTVILASGDPMFYGIGSYLAKKVPIEVYPSVSSLQWAFAKMGESWHDAYIVSLHGRTMKGLAQRIDGKEKVAILTDETNDPPAIASYLLAYGMTEYEAFVGEHLGGENERCRFFTLEEMKEASFAPLNIVVLRRKTDGTKWMFGIDDAEFFQRKPEKGLITKKEVRVLSLQALHLHEKSVVWDIGTCTGSVAIEAAKMAREGAVFAIEKNAYDIEICQKNMKKFRVDFTLIHGRAPEHLEQFPDPDAIFIGGTSGSLRDIIAVCCTRLKKGGRIVINAVTVETLYEAIDALRSYGYTVDILLAQFSRSKPILQLTRFDALNPIYIISAWKRDTE; encoded by the coding sequence ATGGAGCGAATGAAGTTAATCGGGATTGGTGCTGACGGAGCAGCATCCCTCCCTACGCTATATAAACAATGGATTGATGAAAGTGAACGGCTTGTTGGTGGGGAACGGCAACTATCTTTTTTTTCTCATTACAAAGGAGAAAAAATCGTTATTCGGAACAATTTATCATCGCTCGTTTCCACGTTAATGAATGAGCCGAAAAAAACAGTTATTTTAGCTTCAGGGGATCCAATGTTTTATGGAATCGGTAGTTATTTAGCAAAAAAAGTGCCGATTGAAGTATATCCTTCTGTAAGCTCGTTGCAATGGGCGTTTGCGAAAATGGGAGAAAGTTGGCATGATGCATACATCGTTAGTTTGCACGGGCGTACGATGAAAGGATTGGCACAGCGAATCGATGGAAAAGAAAAGGTAGCTATTTTAACAGATGAAACGAACGATCCGCCTGCCATTGCGTCGTATTTGTTGGCTTATGGGATGACTGAATATGAGGCGTTTGTCGGGGAACATCTTGGGGGCGAAAACGAGCGCTGTCGTTTTTTTACGTTGGAAGAGATGAAGGAGGCTTCGTTCGCTCCATTAAATATTGTCGTTTTGCGCAGAAAAACAGATGGGACGAAGTGGATGTTTGGGATCGACGATGCTGAATTTTTTCAGCGCAAGCCAGAAAAAGGGCTCATTACGAAAAAAGAAGTGAGGGTATTAAGTTTGCAGGCGCTCCATCTTCATGAAAAAAGCGTTGTATGGGACATTGGCACATGTACAGGGTCGGTAGCTATTGAAGCGGCAAAAATGGCTCGTGAAGGAGCAGTATTTGCAATTGAGAAAAACGCCTATGATATTGAGATATGTCAGAAAAATATGAAAAAATTTCGCGTAGATTTTACACTCATTCACGGCCGCGCGCCAGAACATTTGGAGCAGTTTCCTGATCCAGATGCGATTTTTATTGGCGGTACATCAGGGAGTTTGCGTGACATTATTGCTGTTTGTTGTACGCGATTAAAAAAAGGTGGGCGCATCGTCATCAATGCAGTCACGGTCGAAACGTTATATGAAGCGATCGATGCATTACGAAGCTATGGATATACTGTTGATATTTTGCTCGCCCAATTTTCACGTAGCAAACCGATTTTACAATTGACGCGTTTTGATGCATTAAATCCAATATATATCATTTCAGCATGGAAGAGGGATACAGAATGA
- a CDS encoding cobalt-precorrin-5B (C(1))-methyltransferase — translation MEKEKLREGYTTGACATAATKAALCALITGVKQTEATIMLPIGREVTFAIVSCEMEEERASATVIKDGGDDPDVTHGASIVATVSWTEEGIHIDGGEGVGRVTKPGLPIPVGEAAINPVPRQMMMDVANELMTKYGIKRGVRIIISVPNGEEIAKKTLNGRLGIVGGISILGTRGIVVPFSTSAYRASIVRALEVAVACGCDHVVVTTGGRSETYAMKQYPHLKEEAFIEMGDFVGFTLKQCKRLGIKKVSLVGMMGKFSKVAQGVMMVHSKSAPVDFQFLADVAKQSGAPTHMIEAVKQANTASQVGDMMYEAGHLSFFHLLCDYCCQHAFREVNGGLTVETTLYTLKGQCLGKAVRSDGANEVNRDWC, via the coding sequence ATGGAAAAAGAAAAGTTGCGTGAAGGATATACGACAGGGGCGTGTGCAACGGCTGCTACTAAAGCGGCGTTATGTGCGCTCATTACTGGCGTGAAACAAACAGAAGCGACCATTATGTTGCCGATCGGACGAGAAGTTACCTTTGCGATCGTTTCTTGTGAAATGGAAGAAGAACGAGCGAGCGCAACGGTAATTAAAGATGGGGGAGATGATCCAGATGTGACACACGGTGCCTCTATTGTCGCAACTGTAAGCTGGACGGAAGAGGGCATCCATATTGACGGAGGAGAAGGGGTAGGAAGAGTAACAAAACCGGGTTTACCTATTCCTGTTGGCGAAGCAGCGATTAATCCCGTGCCGCGGCAAATGATGATGGACGTTGCCAATGAGTTGATGACAAAATACGGTATAAAACGTGGTGTGCGCATTATTATCTCTGTTCCAAATGGAGAAGAAATTGCGAAAAAAACATTAAACGGCCGTCTTGGTATCGTTGGAGGCATTTCGATTTTAGGGACGCGCGGCATCGTTGTTCCATTTTCGACATCAGCGTATCGAGCAAGTATTGTGCGTGCACTTGAAGTTGCGGTCGCTTGTGGCTGCGATCATGTTGTTGTCACCACGGGTGGAAGAAGTGAAACATATGCAATGAAACAATATCCTCATTTGAAAGAAGAAGCATTTATTGAAATGGGGGATTTTGTTGGATTTACATTAAAACAATGTAAGCGGCTCGGGATAAAAAAAGTGTCGCTCGTTGGGATGATGGGAAAATTTTCGAAAGTCGCCCAAGGCGTTATGATGGTTCATTCCAAAAGTGCACCTGTTGATTTTCAATTTTTAGCAGACGTTGCGAAACAATCAGGTGCTCCAACACATATGATTGAAGCTGTTAAACAGGCGAATACCGCATCGCAAGTTGGCGATATGATGTATGAAGCTGGACATTTGTCATTCTTTCATTTGTTATGTGACTATTGTTGCCAACATGCGTTTCGGGAAGTGAATGGCGGACTGACTGTCGAGACGACGTTATATACGCTGAAAGGGCAATGTTTAGGAAAGGCGGTGCGAAGCGATGGAGCGAATGAAGTTAATCGGGATTGGTGCTGA
- the cobI gene encoding precorrin-2 C(20)-methyltransferase produces MIGTLYGIGVGPGDPELLTVKAFRRLKEAHVIAYPKKANGSKSYAQQIVDAYFSPKEKQVLGLVFPMTKDENVLREKWNETVETVWTYLREGKHVAFVTEGDPLLYSTWIHFMRTMQMKYPNVSIEIVPGISSINGAAARLQLPLADGDETVAIVPARDDYDAMKKVIETHDCVIFLKVAKVMSLLLAILREMNITNKAAVVTKVTSHEEVIWNIEQLEQVSLPYLTLMVVRK; encoded by the coding sequence ATGATTGGTACGTTATACGGCATAGGAGTTGGTCCGGGGGACCCAGAACTACTAACAGTCAAAGCGTTTCGTAGATTGAAAGAGGCGCACGTCATTGCTTATCCAAAAAAGGCGAATGGCAGTAAAAGTTATGCGCAGCAAATTGTCGATGCGTACTTTTCGCCAAAAGAAAAACAGGTGCTTGGTCTCGTTTTTCCGATGACGAAAGACGAAAATGTGTTGCGGGAAAAATGGAATGAAACAGTCGAAACGGTATGGACTTATTTGCGTGAGGGGAAGCATGTTGCGTTTGTGACGGAAGGCGATCCGCTTTTATATAGCACATGGATTCATTTTATGCGCACGATGCAAATGAAATATCCGAACGTTTCGATTGAAATTGTACCTGGCATTTCATCTATAAATGGAGCAGCCGCACGTTTGCAGTTGCCGCTAGCGGATGGGGATGAGACAGTTGCCATCGTCCCAGCACGAGATGATTATGATGCGATGAAAAAAGTGATTGAAACGCACGATTGCGTCATTTTTTTAAAAGTCGCAAAAGTGATGTCGCTGCTTCTTGCCATTTTAAGGGAGATGAATATAACAAACAAAGCAGCAGTTGTGACAAAAGTGACATCTCACGAAGAGGTCATATGGAATATTGAACAGTTGGAGCAAGTGTCATTACCTTATTTAACATTAATGGTGGTGAGAAAGTGA
- a CDS encoding sirohydrochlorin chelatase, producing MRAILFVGHGSRDEEGNEQVRQFVQMLRPQIDQTFYVYTCFLEFGVPSVIDGIVHCVEKGATDVIVIPIILLPAGHSKLHIPAAIDEAKERYPYVSFTYGRPLGIHDATFTILNDRLQEAGIVMDGQTAIILLGRGGSDPDANSDLYKIARLFWERNKQTIVEPAFMGVTNPSLDEAIDRCIKLGAKRIVILPYFLFTGVLIKRLEKRVSEFQSTYSDISFVLAHYFGFHPALQTIVLDRLQEAISNSVRMNCDTCQYRLHVAEHHHHHHHHHHHDH from the coding sequence ATGAGAGCAATTTTATTTGTTGGGCATGGAAGTAGGGATGAAGAAGGAAACGAGCAAGTTCGCCAGTTTGTTCAAATGCTTCGTCCGCAAATTGATCAGACGTTTTATGTGTACACGTGTTTTTTAGAGTTCGGTGTCCCATCTGTTATAGACGGTATTGTCCATTGTGTAGAAAAAGGGGCAACGGACGTTATTGTTATTCCAATCATTTTACTGCCAGCTGGTCATTCGAAGTTGCATATTCCGGCAGCGATTGATGAGGCAAAAGAACGTTACCCGTACGTCTCATTTACGTACGGACGACCGCTCGGTATTCATGACGCCACGTTTACGATTTTAAACGACCGTCTGCAAGAAGCAGGGATTGTTATGGATGGGCAGACAGCGATCATTTTGCTTGGGCGCGGTGGAAGCGATCCAGATGCAAATAGCGATTTGTATAAAATTGCTCGCTTATTTTGGGAGCGAAATAAACAGACGATTGTAGAACCGGCGTTTATGGGGGTGACGAATCCGTCATTAGATGAGGCCATCGACAGATGTATCAAACTCGGTGCGAAAAGAATTGTGATTTTGCCGTACTTTTTATTTACGGGCGTATTAATCAAACGGTTAGAAAAGCGAGTTTCCGAGTTTCAAAGCACATACTCGGACATTTCGTTTGTGCTTGCGCATTATTTTGGTTTTCACCCGGCACTACAAACGATTGTGCTTGATCGGTTGCAAGAAGCAATAAGCAATTCGGTTCGTATGAATTGTGATACGTGTCAATATCGGCTTCATGTCGCTGAACATCATCACCATCATCACCATCATCACCATCACGATCATTGA
- the cobK gene encoding precorrin-6A reductase, which translates to MIMMLSGTSDARQLALAIRDAGYDIFATVVTEHAAEQMAHVGIHAHVGRLTASQMIALMNEHKVKAIVDASHPFAEEASRQAMQAAERACVPYIRYERKESVIAYERVTFVDSYEAAAQYAAKKRGVIMLTTGSKTLHIFAEQLLPLPDVRLIARMLPRKDNMEKCEQLGFPQENIIAMQGPFTKQLDVALMKHFGVTLLVTKESGRVGFVDEKIAAAQELGIETVVIRRPKLAYPNVYNEFSDIIRALEREIKKEEK; encoded by the coding sequence ATGATTATGATGTTATCAGGAACAAGCGATGCGAGACAGTTAGCGCTAGCTATTCGCGATGCGGGATATGACATATTTGCGACCGTCGTTACCGAACATGCGGCAGAGCAGATGGCTCATGTCGGCATTCATGCGCACGTCGGACGATTAACAGCGTCACAAATGATTGCGCTCATGAACGAACATAAAGTTAAGGCGATCGTTGACGCGAGCCATCCGTTTGCGGAAGAGGCGTCGCGTCAAGCAATGCAAGCTGCGGAAAGAGCATGCGTTCCGTACATTCGCTATGAGCGAAAAGAAAGCGTGATTGCGTATGAGCGCGTTACATTTGTCGATAGCTATGAAGCGGCGGCACAGTATGCAGCAAAAAAAAGAGGAGTCATTATGCTTACGACGGGAAGCAAAACGTTACACATTTTTGCAGAGCAGTTGCTTCCGCTTCCCGATGTTCGCCTCATTGCCCGTATGTTACCGCGGAAGGACAATATGGAAAAGTGCGAACAATTGGGCTTTCCACAAGAAAATATTATTGCGATGCAAGGTCCGTTTACGAAACAGTTAGATGTTGCACTTATGAAACACTTCGGAGTGACGCTTCTTGTGACGAAAGAAAGCGGACGGGTTGGATTCGTTGATGAAAAAATTGCTGCGGCGCAAGAGCTTGGTATTGAAACGGTTGTTATTCGTCGCCCAAAACTTGCTTATCCAAACGTGTACAATGAGTTTTCCGACATCATTCGCGCACTTGAGCGAGAGATAAAAAAGGAGGAAAAGTAA
- a CDS encoding cobyrinate a,c-diamide synthase: MKRIVVAGTGSGVGKTTITLGLMSAFKQKGYVVQGFKCGPDYIDPTYHTAVTGRRSRNLDSWMGNEDIVRYVCKKGSEGAHLSIIEGVMGLFDGKRATTDEGSTAEISIITESPVLLVVDCSGMARSAAAVVRGFQSFHERVRIVGVIANRVGSEGHFRLVKEAIEQQCRIPVVGYLQKEVDLTIPERHLGLVPSVERGELQPFFNELGKRIEKTVDLDAIWDLAEANELTSAPLFQPKQTYDVRIAVAKDAAFHFYYEENLEMLQAYGATLVYFSPLVGECVPHDVHGLYIGGGFPEEFAAELAQHEQVKQSVAEAIQRGLPTLAECGGFMYLTEGIMTTTDERYYEMVGVIPGYVRMQQKLAALGYREVTGRKGNFLLEYDRAKGHEFHYSTFVPRKEEKFAYEVKGLRGCKLDGYMDKRLVAGYVHFYFPSNPLLVERWLKACSEVKKDA; encoded by the coding sequence GTGAAAAGAATTGTCGTGGCTGGGACTGGGAGCGGTGTTGGAAAAACGACGATAACGCTCGGCTTAATGAGTGCGTTTAAACAAAAAGGCTATGTTGTTCAAGGGTTTAAATGTGGACCTGATTACATTGATCCGACGTATCATACGGCGGTGACGGGAAGGCGTTCGCGCAATTTAGATAGTTGGATGGGAAATGAAGACATTGTGCGCTACGTATGCAAGAAAGGAAGCGAAGGAGCGCATCTTTCCATTATTGAAGGGGTAATGGGGCTATTTGATGGGAAACGAGCGACGACAGATGAAGGTTCCACTGCAGAAATTAGCATCATCACGGAAAGCCCGGTGTTGTTAGTCGTTGATTGTTCAGGAATGGCGCGAAGTGCGGCGGCTGTCGTGCGCGGGTTTCAATCGTTTCATGAGCGCGTTCGCATCGTTGGGGTGATCGCGAATCGCGTTGGGAGCGAAGGACATTTTCGGCTTGTGAAAGAAGCGATTGAGCAACAATGCCGTATTCCTGTTGTCGGTTATTTACAAAAAGAGGTTGACTTGACGATTCCAGAGCGTCATTTAGGGCTCGTTCCATCTGTGGAGCGTGGAGAGCTTCAACCGTTTTTTAATGAGCTTGGCAAGCGAATAGAGAAAACGGTTGATTTGGATGCGATATGGGACTTAGCCGAGGCGAATGAGCTGACGAGCGCTCCACTTTTTCAGCCGAAGCAAACGTACGATGTGCGCATTGCTGTGGCGAAGGACGCTGCATTTCATTTTTACTACGAAGAAAATTTAGAAATGCTTCAGGCGTATGGGGCAACACTCGTTTATTTTTCTCCACTCGTCGGTGAATGTGTTCCACATGATGTACATGGGCTATATATTGGTGGAGGATTTCCAGAAGAATTTGCAGCGGAACTTGCACAACATGAACAAGTGAAACAGTCGGTTGCGGAAGCGATTCAACGCGGTTTACCGACGCTTGCAGAGTGCGGCGGATTTATGTATTTAACGGAAGGAATTATGACGACAACTGACGAACGATATTACGAGATGGTCGGCGTCATCCCAGGATACGTACGTATGCAGCAAAAGCTCGCTGCTCTCGGATATCGCGAAGTGACGGGACGAAAGGGGAACTTTTTGCTTGAATATGACAGAGCAAAAGGTCACGAATTTCATTACTCGACGTTTGTCCCACGCAAAGAAGAAAAGTTTGCATATGAAGTGAAAGGGTTGCGAGGATGTAAATTAGATGGCTATATGGATAAACGTCTTGTCGCCGGTTACGTTCATTTTTATTTTCCATCAAATCCTTTGCTTGTTGAGCGATGGCTCAAGGCGTGTAGCGAGGTGAAAAAAGATGCGTAG
- a CDS encoding precorrin-8X methylmutase, translating to MFRPITVQPEQIEQKSFQIIDEEIGEHAFTAEQYAVVQRVIHASADFELGKSLLFHPRAIEAGMAAIRAGKKIVADVQMVQVGINKARIEKYGGSVHVYISDEDVIKEAKRLNTTRAIVAMRKAVQEAEGGIFAIGNAPTALLELIRLVKEGEARPSLIIGLPVGFVSAAESKEELAKLDVPFITNIGRKGGSTVTVAALNALSILAERE from the coding sequence ATGTTTCGTCCAATAACTGTGCAACCAGAACAAATTGAGCAAAAAAGCTTTCAAATCATTGATGAAGAAATAGGGGAGCATGCATTCACTGCTGAGCAGTATGCCGTTGTTCAACGCGTCATTCATGCGAGCGCCGATTTTGAATTAGGGAAAAGTTTGTTGTTTCATCCGCGAGCGATTGAAGCGGGAATGGCTGCGATTCGTGCCGGGAAAAAGATCGTGGCTGATGTACAAATGGTGCAAGTTGGAATTAATAAAGCGCGTATTGAAAAATATGGTGGGAGCGTTCATGTATACATTTCTGATGAAGATGTGATAAAAGAAGCGAAACGATTAAACACAACGAGAGCGATTGTTGCGATGCGCAAAGCGGTGCAAGAAGCGGAGGGGGGCATTTTTGCCATTGGTAACGCTCCGACAGCTCTACTAGAACTCATTCGACTAGTGAAAGAAGGGGAGGCGCGCCCAAGTCTCATTATCGGATTACCCGTCGGATTTGTCTCAGCAGCAGAATCGAAAGAAGAATTGGCGAAATTGGATGTTCCGTTTATCACAAATATCGGGAGAAAGGGAGGGAGTACGGTAACTGTCGCCGCATTAAATGCGTTGTCCATTTTAGCGGAGCGGGAATAA
- the cobM gene encoding precorrin-4 C(11)-methyltransferase — MKIYIVGAGPGASDLITVRGMKLLQQADAIFYTDSLVNDELLTYAKESARIFCTSGMHLKQMVAMMCEEVKNGRIVVRLHTGDPSIYGATMEQIVLLKKEGIDVDIVPGVSSVFAAAAAAQVELTVPNLTQTVILTRAEGRTPVPEKEQLASLAQHHCTIALFLSATLTKKVTAAFLEAGWSEHTPVVVVYKATWPDEKVVRSTVGTLHEDMQRHGIRKHALILAGWALSNELDESCRSKLYDETFTHGYRKGGE; from the coding sequence GTGAAAATATATATTGTCGGCGCTGGTCCGGGAGCGAGCGATTTAATTACAGTCAGAGGAATGAAGCTGTTGCAGCAAGCGGACGCCATCTTTTACACCGATTCGCTTGTCAATGATGAACTGCTTACATATGCAAAAGAAAGCGCGCGCATTTTTTGTACATCGGGTATGCATTTAAAGCAAATGGTTGCCATGATGTGCGAAGAAGTGAAAAACGGACGTATCGTCGTTCGTCTTCACACTGGTGATCCGTCGATTTACGGGGCGACGATGGAACAAATCGTGCTTTTGAAAAAAGAAGGCATTGACGTTGACATCGTTCCGGGAGTTAGTTCGGTGTTCGCTGCCGCCGCTGCGGCACAAGTAGAATTGACCGTACCGAATTTAACGCAAACGGTCATTTTAACGCGAGCAGAAGGAAGAACCCCAGTTCCTGAAAAAGAACAGCTCGCTTCGTTGGCGCAACATCATTGTACAATCGCTCTTTTTTTAAGTGCGACGTTAACGAAAAAAGTGACAGCTGCATTTCTTGAAGCAGGATGGAGCGAGCATACGCCTGTTGTCGTTGTGTATAAAGCGACATGGCCGGATGAAAAAGTCGTTCGTTCTACTGTTGGTACGCTACATGAAGATATGCAGCGCCACGGCATTCGGAAACATGCCCTTATTTTAGCAGGCTGGGCGCTTTCTAATGAACTCGATGAATCATGTCGTTCCAAATTGTATGATGAAACGTTTACACACGGCTATCGAAAAGGTGGGGAATAA
- a CDS encoding cobalt-precorrin 5A hydrolase encodes MYAVVAITKHGVEIARKLHETLPDTHVYYTDKFAKGDEKQKGIYLFSGNVRSHLGKWFGTYRGLILIISLGAVVRMIAPLLKDKKTDPAVVVIDDKAEHVISVLSGHLGGANELTRQVAALLHARPVITTASDVQQTIAVDLFGRSFGWVWENEENLTPVSAAVVNEQHVAIVQESGERHWWTYDAPLPANIRTYGSIAEALKARPDAALVVTHRLLEKEEQAILQHGVLYRPKVIVIGIGCNRGTSAQEIEQVICDTLQQLRFSIKSVKALCTIDLKKDEEGLLAVANKYGWPLIFYTPEQLNDVPIDEPSETVFRYTGAYGVSEPAAKRYSGQQKLILTKKKSGNVTISVALWEGER; translated from the coding sequence ATGTATGCCGTTGTAGCCATTACGAAGCACGGAGTAGAAATTGCACGAAAACTACATGAAACACTCCCAGATACACACGTGTATTACACAGATAAATTTGCAAAAGGTGATGAAAAGCAAAAAGGTATTTATTTATTTTCTGGAAATGTTCGCTCTCATTTAGGAAAATGGTTCGGCACGTACCGCGGTCTTATTTTAATTATTTCTCTTGGGGCAGTTGTGCGCATGATTGCCCCGTTACTAAAAGATAAAAAAACAGATCCTGCTGTTGTTGTTATTGATGATAAGGCGGAGCATGTCATTAGTGTGTTGTCCGGCCATTTAGGTGGGGCAAACGAATTAACGCGCCAAGTAGCGGCATTGCTGCATGCCCGTCCAGTTATTACAACAGCATCTGATGTGCAACAAACAATTGCTGTTGATTTATTTGGCCGCTCGTTCGGATGGGTGTGGGAGAACGAAGAAAACTTAACACCTGTGAGCGCTGCCGTTGTGAACGAGCAACACGTCGCGATTGTACAAGAATCAGGGGAGCGGCATTGGTGGACATATGATGCACCGCTTCCAGCGAACATTCGTACATATGGGTCGATTGCGGAAGCGCTGAAAGCAAGGCCTGATGCAGCATTAGTTGTGACGCATCGGCTGCTCGAGAAAGAGGAACAAGCCATTTTACAACATGGAGTGTTGTATCGTCCGAAAGTGATCGTCATTGGCATCGGTTGCAATCGTGGGACAAGCGCACAAGAAATTGAACAAGTGATTTGTGATACGTTACAACAGCTACGTTTCTCTATAAAAAGTGTGAAAGCATTATGCACAATTGATTTAAAAAAAGATGAAGAAGGTTTATTAGCCGTCGCAAACAAATATGGGTGGCCGCTTATTTTTTATACGCCCGAACAATTAAACGACGTTCCGATTGATGAACCGTCTGAAACAGTATTTCGCTATACTGGGGCATATGGTGTAAGCGAACCTGCAGCAAAGCGATATAGCGGACAACAAAAGCTTATTTTAACGAAAAAAAAGAGTGGGAATGTGACGATTTCCGTTGCGCTATGGGAGGGAGAGCGGTGA